A single Watersipora subatra chromosome 7, tzWatSuba1.1, whole genome shotgun sequence DNA region contains:
- the LOC137399545 gene encoding protein c-Fos-like isoform X1, producing MFYAAHLDDSNDMAHNSEKDVQASSFGDYYDMDSEVNYQDLFIAQPDQAVVSKPDFLTLNTPPVSQSSAHPLSNLPYMHTTDSAALTAVSNGYSYPIDNSSLYSSHTPSPVPLPILHELPSTNQQLYANSRGPVIVPSATAPEPKPRRKGGRKPKNDPLPPHLEERRRLRRIRNKEAAQKCRERRLAQTDELLQEIEQLEKQTRQYEEFINRMREYKEECEYVLNSHKSHCNQAAKRRVFNPYNNTPCAAAHRRSSSSEGDILSPSYVL from the exons ATGTTTTACGCGGCTCATTTGGACGATAGCAACGATATGGCACACAACTCAGAGAAAGACGTTCAAGCATCTAGCTTTGGTGATTACTATGATATGGATAGTGAAGTCAATTATCAAGACTTATTCATAGCTCAACCAGATCAAGCAGTGGTAAGTAAG CCTGACTTCTTGACGCTAAACACGCCACCAGTGAGTCAATCTTCAGCACACCCTTTAAGCAACCTCCCATATATGCATACGACGGACTCAGCAGCTTTAACCGCGGTGAGCAATGGATACTCATATCCAATAGACAATTCGTCACTGTATTCAAGTCACACTCCATCTCCTGTACCACTTCCTATTCTTCACGAGTTGCCATCCACAAACCAGCAGCTATACGCGAATAGTAGAGGTCCAGTTATTGTACCATCAGCCACAGCTCCGGAGCCTAAACCTAGACGCAAAGGAGGAAGGAAACCCAAAAATGATCCG TTACCACCTCATCTTGAGGAGCGTCGAAGGCTGAGACGTATTCGTAACAAAGAAGCCGCTCAAAAGTGCCGAGAAAGACGACTAGCTCAAACTGATGAGCTATTACAGGAAATAGAGCAACTGGAAAAACAAACTAGACAATATGAAGAGTTTATAAATCGTATGAGAGAATACAAAGAGGAGTGTGAATACGTACTCAACTCTCACAAAAGCCACTGTAATCAAGCTGCCAAACGTAGAGTTTTTAATCCCTATAACAATACGCCCTGCGCGGCGGCACATAGAAGATCTAGTAGTTCTGAAGGAGACATCTTATCACCCTCATATGTCTTGTAG
- the LOC137399545 gene encoding transcription factor kayak-like isoform X2, translating into MFYAAHLDDSNDMAHNSEKDVQASSFGDYYDMDSEVNYQDLFIAQPDQAVPDFLTLNTPPVSQSSAHPLSNLPYMHTTDSAALTAVSNGYSYPIDNSSLYSSHTPSPVPLPILHELPSTNQQLYANSRGPVIVPSATAPEPKPRRKGGRKPKNDPLPPHLEERRRLRRIRNKEAAQKCRERRLAQTDELLQEIEQLEKQTRQYEEFINRMREYKEECEYVLNSHKSHCNQAAKRRVFNPYNNTPCAAAHRRSSSSEGDILSPSYVL; encoded by the exons ATGTTTTACGCGGCTCATTTGGACGATAGCAACGATATGGCACACAACTCAGAGAAAGACGTTCAAGCATCTAGCTTTGGTGATTACTATGATATGGATAGTGAAGTCAATTATCAAGACTTATTCATAGCTCAACCAGATCAAGCAGTG CCTGACTTCTTGACGCTAAACACGCCACCAGTGAGTCAATCTTCAGCACACCCTTTAAGCAACCTCCCATATATGCATACGACGGACTCAGCAGCTTTAACCGCGGTGAGCAATGGATACTCATATCCAATAGACAATTCGTCACTGTATTCAAGTCACACTCCATCTCCTGTACCACTTCCTATTCTTCACGAGTTGCCATCCACAAACCAGCAGCTATACGCGAATAGTAGAGGTCCAGTTATTGTACCATCAGCCACAGCTCCGGAGCCTAAACCTAGACGCAAAGGAGGAAGGAAACCCAAAAATGATCCG TTACCACCTCATCTTGAGGAGCGTCGAAGGCTGAGACGTATTCGTAACAAAGAAGCCGCTCAAAAGTGCCGAGAAAGACGACTAGCTCAAACTGATGAGCTATTACAGGAAATAGAGCAACTGGAAAAACAAACTAGACAATATGAAGAGTTTATAAATCGTATGAGAGAATACAAAGAGGAGTGTGAATACGTACTCAACTCTCACAAAAGCCACTGTAATCAAGCTGCCAAACGTAGAGTTTTTAATCCCTATAACAATACGCCCTGCGCGGCGGCACATAGAAGATCTAGTAGTTCTGAAGGAGACATCTTATCACCCTCATATGTCTTGTAG